In the Wyeomyia smithii strain HCP4-BCI-WySm-NY-G18 chromosome 2, ASM2978416v1, whole genome shotgun sequence genome, one interval contains:
- the LOC129722350 gene encoding polyserase-2-like: protein MSIANKIFFFAILLLVTSLHENNAEYQCGKLSRRAGFVINADETENVWPWHVAVYNVSDKYIAGGTIVSDRFVLTAAHVTFRNEHIALHPFELHVRMGIHDLTNPQNYTRYGNVSKIIRYPNYDTKLLMNDLALLKLVEPIEFSVYIAPICLWPTDGPDLDNVAAKQQGTVVGWGFTENSTVSQVLREAKMSIIDFQSCAENTKSFQQLLAKGKNYCAGNRGETTVCRGDSGGGMYFMIDFTWYLRGIVNQGTPTQDTRYPCDPSKEVLFMDVPYYQKWIERYTLPEQHNRLALRKCGLGIYVESAQKINKVLTADRNPWMAHLHYLFWDRFYVSDCHGILVHPEFVLTLARCIVKQANRELLHVVLGESTIGPNPFDGSQHDVLFIGISDTFIHDKFEQNRYGYDVGLVHLTRAIDANRDIATPICLPARLEPNPYFVLTAWYRRDDHPKELSSSLLQPVRFFSCSSLYNRAGMAISADSFLNCYQHCKLSENVKANGTYTCELIYEKDCRFPLSGGPVFYTKHDGYSTYTYLAGMRSFGSADCKDKLNDIYTDVVMLGPWISKTIEENALFVDKI, encoded by the exons ATGTCAATCGCaaacaaaatcttttttttcgcGATCCTTCTGCTTGTAACTAGTCTACACGAGAATAACGCTG AATACCAGTGTGGAAAGCTAAGCCGGCGGGCAGGTTTCGTGATTAATGCCGATGAGACGGAAAACGTCTGGCCCTGGCATGTCGCTGTCTACAATGTAAGCGATAAGTATATAGCCGGTGGAACGATCGTTAGTGATCGTTTCGTATTGACGGCAGCTCATGTGACCTTTCGGAATGAACATATTGCGTTGCATCCCTTCGAGCTGCACGTCAGGATGGGTATTCACGATTTGACCAATCCCCAGAATTACACGCGCTACGGTAATGTATCCAAGATTATTCGGTATCCGAACTACGACACCAAACTGTTGATGAATGATCTGGCATTACTGAAATTGGTTGAACCAATTGAGTTTAGTGTTTACATAGCACCAATTTGTTTGTGGCCGACGGATGGACCGGACTTAGACAACGTAGCGGCCAAGCAACAGGGTACCGTTGTTGGTTGGGGATTCACAGAGAATAGTACGGTTTCACAGGTTCTGCGGGAAGCTAAAATGTCGATCATAGATTTCCAGAGCTGCGCTGAGAATACGAAATCGTTCCAGCAGTTACTAGCCAAGGGTAAAAACTACTGCGCCGGGAATCGAGGTGAAACAACCGTTTGTAGGGGCGATAGCGGCGGTGGAATGTATTTTATGATCGACTTCACCTGGTACCTGAGAGGTATCGTTAATCAGGGCACTCCCACGCAAGACACTCGGTATCCGTGCGATCCAAGCAAGGAGGTACTTTTTATGGATGTTCCGTACTATCAAAAGTGGATTGAGCGGTACACTCTACCGGAGCAACACAACCGACTGGCACTGCGTAAGTGTGGTTTGGGAATTTACGTGGAATCGGCACAGAAGATAAATAAAGTACTGACAGCGGACAGAAATCCGTGGATGGCTCATCTGCACTATCTCTTTTGGGACCGTTTCTACGTGAGTGATTGTCATGGGATTCTTGTTCATCCGGAGTTTGTACTGACGCTTGCCAGATGCATTGTAAAACAAGCCAACCGAGAACT attACACGTTGTGCTAGGTGAGTCAACGATAGGACCGAACCCGTTTGATGGAAGCCAGCACGACGTTCTATTCATCGGCATCAGCGACACGTTCATACATGATAAATTCGAACAGAATCGATATGGCTACGATGTGGGGCTTGTTCATTTGACCAGGGCAATCGACGCCAACAGAG ACATTGCCACCCCGATATGTTTGCCAGCTAGACTCGAACCGAATCCGTACTTTGTCCTTACGGCGTGGTACCGCCGAGATGACCATCCTAAAGAGCTTTCTTCTTCATTGCTTCAGCCAGTACGGTTCTTCTCCTGCAGTTCGCTGTACAATCGGGCAGGAATGGCGATTTCAGCGGATTCGTTCCTCAACTGCTATCAACACTGCAAACTATCGGAAAATGTGAAAGCCAACGGAACCTACACTTGCGAGTTGATATATGAGAAAGACTGTCGATTTCCGCTATCCGGTGGACCGGTCTTCTACACCAAACATGACGGCTACAGCACGTACACTTATCTGGCTGGTATGCGATCGTTCGGGTCAGCCGATTGTAAGGACAAGCTGAATGATATTTACACGGATGTTGTGATGCTGGGACCATGGATTTCCAAAACAATCGAAGAAAACGCCCTGTTTGTCGATAAAATCTAG